A single genomic interval of Calypte anna isolate BGI_N300 chromosome 3, bCalAnn1_v1.p, whole genome shotgun sequence harbors:
- the LOC115598017 gene encoding uncharacterized protein LOC115598017, whose protein sequence is MAESAHRGALRYCPGGTSAAVGCTSNCATGLPLRAATGQGSHAVPPRSPIPPAGQTEPPLAAQGTAEALGSSRCSEHPGEGAAPPRSVEPHGGRRRRPKRSSARAGSGSRGSSSRLSAGTFPATFPAVTPAALPTQAAPFAAPSQNTREKPNKSPLRPFPPGLSLPTCPLPDDPAPTAPRRPLPAPPRWR, encoded by the coding sequence ATGGCGGAGTCCGCACACCGCGGTGCGCTCCGGTATTGCCCCGGCGGAACAAGCGCGGCAGTCGGCTGCACGTCGAACTGTGCTACAGGGCTCCCGCTTCGGGCCGCCACAGGACAGGGCAGCCATGCGGTGCCGCCGCGGTCCCCGATCCCACCGGCGGGGCAGACTGAACCTCCCCTCGCTGCTCAAGGAACCGCAGAAGCCCTCGGGAGCAGCCGCTGCTCTGAGCACCccggggagggggcagccccACCGCGGTCCGTGGAGCCCCAcggcggccgccgccgccgccctaAGCGCAGCTCCGCACGCGCAGGCAGCGGGTCCCGCGGCTCCTCAAGCCGCCTCAGCGCAGGGACCTTCCCCGCAACTTTCCCCGCGGTCACCCCCGCTGCGCTGCCAACCCAGGCGGCCCCGTTCGCCGCACCCTCCCAAAACACgagagaaaaaccaaacaaaagcccCCTCCGACCCTTCCCACCCGGCCTTTCTCTTCCTACCTGCCCGCTTCCCGACGACCCCGCGCCGACCGCTCCGCGCCGACCGCTGCCCGCACCGCCCAGGTGGCGTTAG